From the genome of Candidatus Buchananbacteria bacterium, one region includes:
- a CDS encoding NDP-sugar synthase: MIAIILAGGEGTRLRPLTYEMPKALIPVQGRSLTEHVFDIYKRAGVKKIYLSIAYMADKMKEYFGDGSKFGFDIEYLEEPEAMGTAGPLLLLKKQGLIPNENFFMCNGDNLFALDLEKMLRHHQGNNAAATIALTKVDDPTHFGIARLEGDKILEFVEKPSVEQAPSSYASSGYYILSPEVFDYLPDQDFVMVEHDLWPALANAGRLFGFRSDAQWFDTGTPERYKQVEETWRGV, from the coding sequence ATGATTGCTATTATTTTAGCCGGTGGTGAGGGGACGCGTCTTCGACCATTGACGTATGAAATGCCAAAAGCCTTAATTCCGGTTCAGGGCCGCAGTTTGACGGAGCATGTCTTTGATATCTATAAAAGGGCGGGAGTAAAAAAGATTTATTTGTCGATAGCATACATGGCTGATAAAATGAAAGAATATTTTGGCGACGGATCAAAATTTGGGTTTGATATCGAGTACTTGGAAGAACCAGAGGCAATGGGCACCGCCGGACCGCTATTATTATTAAAAAAACAAGGTTTGATCCCGAACGAAAATTTTTTTATGTGTAACGGTGATAATTTATTTGCGTTGGACTTGGAAAAAATGTTGCGGCACCATCAGGGTAATAATGCCGCCGCAACTATCGCGTTGACCAAGGTTGATGATCCGACTCATTTTGGCATTGCGCGACTTGAAGGAGATAAAATTTTAGAATTTGTTGAAAAACCCAGCGTTGAACAGGCGCCTTCATCATATGCCAGTTCAGGTTATTACATTTTATCTCCAGAAGTTTTTGATTATTTACCGGATCAGGATTTTGTTATGGTTGAACATGACCTTTGGCCGGCGCTTGCTAATGCCGGGCGGTTGTTTGGTTTTCGGTCCGATGCCCAGTGGTTTGATACCGGTACGCCGGAACGCTATAAACAAGTTGAAGAAACTTGGCGCGGAGTGTAG
- a CDS encoding divergent PAP2 family protein, which translates to MDLSYIIIPIITLISSQVLKLLTDGIKGNFDLKNIFISYGGMPSAHTAFAISISTLVGLRLGFDSAIFAVSLVFALLIMRDAVGFRNILGKQAAVFNQLIKKMPVADQKQLPLFRERMGHSVFEVTGGFIWGVVLTYILNSLT; encoded by the coding sequence ATGGATCTGTCATATATTATTATACCAATTATCACATTAATTTCCAGCCAGGTTTTAAAACTCCTGACTGACGGCATCAAGGGAAATTTTGACCTAAAGAATATTTTTATCAGCTACGGCGGCATGCCATCGGCCCACACCGCTTTTGCCATTTCCATTTCAACGCTCGTTGGGCTGCGACTTGGCTTTGATTCTGCCATCTTTGCGGTTAGTTTAGTTTTTGCGCTGTTGATTATGCGCGACGCTGTTGGTTTCCGTAATATTCTAGGTAAGCAGGCAGCAGTTTTTAATCAACTTATTAAAAAAATGCCGGTCGCGGATCAAAAACAGCTTCCACTATTTCGGGAACGAATGGGACACAGCGTCTTTGAAGTTACCGGAGGGTTCATCTGGGGCGTTGTCTTAACTTACATTCTTAACTCACTAACCTAA
- the uppP gene encoding undecaprenyl-diphosphatase UppP, whose translation MDYFYSILAGIIQGLTEFLPVSSSGHLVLFHDFLGFDLPDNVAFDVVLHLGTLVALVLFFFKDILKYLKAFIQSLYQWNLKNNKDQLLAWYLLLGTIPAAVMGYFFESEIETGLRNSLFVAVSLIVVGLLLWFADSFFAKTKQIQEMTLTNSLIIGFAQTLALIPGVSRSGITIIAGLSQRLKRTDAARFSFLLSIPIVFAAGIKKTIDLANDAAFASSDYLILLAGFLSSAIIGYLCIKYFLQFLQEHTLKVFVFYRIALGTIILLIILFSK comes from the coding sequence ATGGATTATTTTTATTCAATTTTAGCGGGAATTATCCAGGGTTTAACCGAATTTTTGCCGGTTTCTAGTTCGGGACACCTGGTGCTGTTTCACGATTTCTTAGGCTTTGACCTGCCGGACAATGTTGCTTTTGATGTTGTTTTGCATTTAGGTACGCTGGTGGCGTTAGTGCTGTTTTTCTTTAAAGATATTCTTAAATATCTCAAAGCTTTTATCCAAAGCCTGTACCAGTGGAATTTGAAGAACAATAAAGATCAGTTGCTAGCCTGGTATTTACTTTTAGGAACGATTCCGGCGGCCGTGATGGGGTACTTTTTTGAAAGCGAAATTGAAACGGGGTTGCGCAATTCATTGTTTGTTGCCGTGAGCCTGATCGTCGTTGGCCTATTGCTGTGGTTTGCCGACTCGTTTTTTGCCAAGACCAAACAAATTCAAGAAATGACGTTAACCAACTCACTCATTATTGGTTTTGCCCAAACTCTGGCATTAATTCCGGGAGTTTCTCGTTCTGGCATTACTATTATAGCAGGTTTGAGCCAAAGGTTAAAACGAACCGACGCCGCCAGGTTTTCTTTTTTGCTTTCAATCCCGATTGTTTTTGCGGCCGGCATAAAAAAGACTATTGATTTGGCTAATGATGCGGCGTTTGCGTCGAGTGATTATTTGATTTTGTTAGCCGGATTTTTATCTTCGGCGATTATCGGGTATTTGTGTATTAAATATTTTTTGCAGTTTTTGCAGGAGCATACTTTAAAAGTTTTTGTTTTTTACCGCATTGCCTTGGGAACGATAATTCTTTTAATCATTCTATTTTCAAAATAA
- the mutM gene encoding DNA-formamidopyrimidine glycosylase → MPELPEVETLKRDLKVLKGRIITLAQVNLPKMVTPLSIKEFTQKIKGKKIIDISRRAKVLFFKLSDGRYLAIHLKMTGQLIFQPRRGNMIVGGHPQKGGATNLPNKYTHVVLHFKDGTTLFFNDLRKFGWMRLITQAEFTAIEAGFGVEPLTKDFTFEKFKKAIGRYPNRKIKQALMDHTLISGIGNIYADESCYDAKILPSRVVKSLRPKEIRDLHEAIKKILKFAVAKKGTSFRNYLRFDARPGGMVKYLKVYGRARQKCQRCGGLIKKIKQNGRGTHFCPACQK, encoded by the coding sequence ATGCCGGAATTACCTGAAGTTGAAACGCTAAAACGCGATTTAAAAGTCCTTAAGGGCAGGATTATCACATTAGCACAGGTAAATTTGCCTAAGATGGTAACACCTCTTAGCATTAAAGAGTTTACCCAAAAAATTAAGGGCAAAAAGATTATTGACATCTCGCGCCGGGCGAAGGTGTTGTTTTTTAAATTGTCAGACGGCAGATATTTGGCAATTCATCTGAAAATGACTGGGCAATTAATTTTTCAGCCGCGCCGGGGTAACATGATTGTCGGCGGCCATCCACAGAAAGGTGGTGCTACTAACTTGCCGAATAAATACACGCACGTGGTGCTTCATTTTAAGGACGGCACAACGCTTTTTTTTAACGACTTGCGCAAGTTTGGTTGGATGAGGCTAATTACCCAGGCTGAATTTACGGCCATTGAGGCCGGCTTTGGGGTTGAACCGTTAACAAAAGATTTCACGTTTGAAAAATTTAAAAAAGCGATTGGTCGGTATCCCAACCGTAAAATTAAACAAGCTTTAATGGATCATACCTTGATTTCAGGGATTGGCAACATTTATGCCGATGAAAGCTGCTATGACGCTAAAATTCTTCCCAGTCGGGTGGTGAAAAGTTTGCGGCCAAAAGAGATTCGTGATTTACATGAAGCTATTAAAAAAATATTAAAATTTGCGGTTGCCAAAAAAGGTACCTCATTTAGAAATTATTTGAGATTTGATGCTCGGCCCGGCGGGATGGTGAAGTATTTGAAAGTGTATGGTCGAGCCCGTCAAAAATGTCAACGGTGTGGAGGGTTGATTAAAAAAATAAAACAAAATGGGCGAGGCACCCATTTTTGTCCAGCTTGTCAAAAATAA
- a CDS encoding pyrophosphatase yields MDFKEIKDGVINNANRYGEVHGVKIDQDFAILKLYEEVGEVAQAILIHQKKSRPEKFVSEAESQEMVAKELADVVGMCMVNAHLLGIDLEKAILKKWLKKDLPS; encoded by the coding sequence ATGGATTTTAAAGAAATTAAAGATGGTGTTATTAATAATGCCAATCGCTATGGCGAAGTTCATGGGGTCAAGATTGATCAAGACTTTGCGATTTTAAAGTTGTATGAAGAAGTCGGCGAAGTGGCACAGGCGATTTTGATTCATCAGAAAAAGAGCCGGCCGGAAAAGTTCGTCTCCGAAGCTGAATCGCAAGAAATGGTGGCTAAGGAGTTAGCTGATGTGGTTGGAATGTGTATGGTGAATGCTCATCTTTTAGGAATTGATTTAGAAAAAGCAATTTTAAAGAAATGGCTTAAAAAAGATTTGCCGTCGTAA
- a CDS encoding nucleoside triphosphate pyrophosphohydrolase, producing MKYNKLVRDKIPEYIARKGGKAITHIANDKEYWEKLKEKLQEETQEFFENETIEELADIQEVIKAISDYLKFDETQIALVRKKKLEERGAFTKKIILDES from the coding sequence ATGAAATATAATAAATTAGTCAGAGACAAAATCCCTGAATACATTGCCCGAAAAGGCGGTAAAGCTATTACCCATATTGCCAATGATAAAGAGTATTGGGAAAAGTTAAAGGAAAAGCTGCAGGAGGAAACGCAGGAATTTTTTGAGAATGAAACAATTGAAGAACTGGCCGACATTCAGGAGGTGATTAAGGCAATTAGTGATTATTTAAAATTTGATGAAACCCAAATCGCTTTAGTAAGGAAGAAAAAATTGGAGGAGCGGGGAGCATTTACCAAGAAAATTATTTTGGACGAGTCCTAA